The Nitrospirota bacterium genome contains a region encoding:
- a CDS encoding DUF507 family protein: MLSEDKISHLSHVILQVVKKSPLVTVQTEDGRVLKEIKKVLASELAQEAEIDRRVKAKLASYSRGIVEGSAEWDVLYRKTFEEEMRKYAKP, encoded by the coding sequence ATGTTGAGCGAAGACAAGATCAGCCATCTCTCCCACGTCATTCTCCAGGTGGTGAAGAAAAGCCCGCTTGTGACGGTTCAGACCGAGGATGGGCGGGTCCTGAAAGAGATTAAGAAGGTGCTGGCCTCCGAGTTGGCGCAAGAGGCAGAGATTGATCGAAGGGTTAAGGCCAAGCTGGCCTCCTACTCGCGGGGGATCGTCGAGGGCAGTGCTGAGTGGGACGTGCTCTATCGAAAAACGTTCGAAGAAGAGATGCGGAAATATGCAAAACCGTGA
- a CDS encoding DUF507 family protein: MRLSKERVRHISESVATRLQQEGQVAIVGDRKAFVEQIDHAIVEELSVEDRLNAEVRQLLKAYEQDIERGQVDFQRMFTMVKTKLARERGIIL; the protein is encoded by the coding sequence ATGAGACTTTCGAAAGAACGGGTGCGACACATTTCCGAATCGGTGGCCACCAGATTGCAGCAGGAGGGGCAGGTGGCGATCGTCGGGGATCGCAAGGCCTTCGTCGAGCAGATCGATCATGCCATCGTCGAGGAACTGTCGGTCGAAGACCGTTTGAACGCCGAAGTGCGGCAGCTGTTGAAAGCCTACGAGCAAGATATCGAGCGGGGGCAAGTGGATTTTCAGCGGATGTTCACGATGGTCAAGACCAAGCTGGCGCGGGAGCGGGGCATCATTCTCTAG
- a CDS encoding cyclophilin-like fold protein gives MADLPNKIRITVGSVQLDAELKSTKTAQEVYAALPVESPVNTWGEEFYFKLAGVKDHRETATNQVKVGDVAFWGAGQVLAIFFGRTPMSMGQDPVPADRVNVIGRIVGDASVLRRVMDVPTIKIEKI, from the coding sequence ATGGCTGACCTTCCCAATAAAATTCGCATTACCGTCGGCTCCGTGCAGCTTGATGCGGAATTGAAATCCACGAAGACGGCGCAGGAAGTCTATGCGGCCCTGCCGGTTGAAAGTCCGGTCAACACCTGGGGCGAAGAGTTCTATTTTAAATTGGCCGGGGTGAAGGACCATCGGGAGACGGCGACGAATCAAGTCAAAGTCGGCGATGTCGCCTTCTGGGGCGCGGGGCAGGTCCTGGCGATTTTCTTCGGACGCACCCCGATGAGCATGGGGCAGGATCCGGTCCCGGCCGACCGGGTCAATGTGATCGGTCGTATTGTCGGAGATGCCTCGGTGCTGCGGCGGGTGATGGACGTGCCGACTATCAAGATCGAGAAGATCTAA
- a CDS encoding ribonuclease H-like domain-containing protein, protein MLTSSFVLLKGLGQSSERRLWQEGILDWGSFLRSPTLPGISSSRKEWYDGELAAAQTRLAAGDAQFFGTCLKSREHWRLFETFRPRTLYLDIETTGLSAREGHVTVVGLYRNGQMASLVRGETLTEERLHAELEQTDLFVTFFGSGFDIPYLQAKFPRLNFKKPHFDLCFAARRLGLQGGLKHIERELQIDREADVVGLDGWEAVRLWHQWTTGSEAARDLLLRYNEADTKNLEPLAALLYDQMVARFGPSSIGFPPARQQEPIEVAP, encoded by the coding sequence ATGCTCACATCATCCTTCGTACTCCTCAAAGGTCTCGGCCAAAGCTCCGAACGCCGCCTCTGGCAGGAAGGCATCCTCGATTGGGGCTCCTTCCTCCGATCGCCGACCCTCCCCGGCATCTCCTCGAGCAGAAAAGAATGGTATGACGGCGAACTCGCCGCCGCCCAAACGCGGCTGGCAGCAGGCGACGCGCAGTTTTTCGGCACCTGTCTCAAAAGCCGGGAACACTGGCGCCTCTTCGAGACGTTTCGTCCTCGCACGCTCTATCTGGACATCGAAACGACAGGACTCTCCGCCCGCGAAGGCCATGTCACGGTAGTCGGGCTCTATCGCAACGGACAGATGGCAAGCCTGGTCCGAGGGGAAACGTTGACGGAAGAGCGGTTGCACGCAGAGCTGGAGCAGACCGACCTGTTCGTCACATTTTTCGGCAGCGGATTCGACATTCCCTACTTGCAGGCGAAGTTCCCCCGGTTGAATTTCAAGAAACCGCACTTCGATCTCTGCTTCGCGGCGCGCAGGCTCGGCCTGCAAGGCGGACTGAAACATATCGAGCGCGAACTCCAGATTGACCGCGAGGCCGATGTGGTGGGACTCGACGGATGGGAAGCCGTTCGCCTCTGGCACCAATGGACAACTGGAAGCGAGGCCGCCCGCGATCTATTGCTGCGCTACAACGAAGCCGATACCAAAAACCTCGAGCCGCTCGCAGCCCTGCTCTACGACCAGATGGTCGCGCGATTCGGCCCCTCCTCCATAGGATTTCCTCCGGCCAGACAGCAAGAACCGATCGAGGTCGCTCCATGA
- a CDS encoding protein phosphatase 2C domain-containing protein, producing the protein MMQAQSWTGVGRTETGYVRTSNQDALALLNDYGVWIVADGMGGRPAGDLAAQSAVAIATQRARERASQLREHQLAAAAFVTDLVTNANQHIHDLMLATPSLQGMGTTFVALAMTPAPMPIAHIAHLGDSRAYLYRTGQLKQLTRDHTLVENLMRGGLIDAATALTHPERHILTKGLGMDVEMQPDLASTPVTPHDLLILCSDGLTKMLEDAAIASILSRADGDPHKACHDLIEQALSRGGEDNVTVIVVAYH; encoded by the coding sequence ATGATGCAGGCCCAGTCATGGACCGGAGTCGGACGAACCGAAACCGGCTATGTCCGGACGTCGAACCAGGATGCCCTCGCCCTCCTGAATGATTATGGCGTCTGGATCGTGGCAGACGGAATGGGTGGTCGCCCGGCTGGAGATCTTGCGGCCCAAAGCGCCGTGGCCATCGCCACCCAACGGGCGCGCGAACGAGCCTCCCAGCTTCGCGAACACCAGCTCGCTGCCGCCGCATTCGTCACCGATCTCGTGACGAACGCCAATCAGCATATCCATGACCTTATGCTGGCGACACCATCGCTGCAAGGGATGGGCACGACCTTCGTCGCCCTGGCCATGACGCCAGCCCCCATGCCCATCGCCCACATCGCCCACTTGGGAGATAGCCGCGCCTATCTCTATCGGACGGGACAGCTCAAGCAATTGACGCGCGACCATACCCTCGTCGAGAACCTGATGCGGGGCGGCCTGATCGATGCGGCCACAGCCCTCACCCATCCTGAGCGCCACATCTTGACCAAAGGCCTGGGAATGGACGTCGAGATGCAACCGGACCTCGCCTCCACACCGGTGACCCCGCACGACCTCCTCATCCTCTGCAGCGACGGGCTCACGAAAATGCTGGAGGACGCGGCCATCGCGTCAATACTCTCCCGTGCGGACGGCGATCCCCACAAGGCCTGCCACGACCTGATCGAGCAGGCCCTGAGCCGAGGGGGAGAGGATAATGTGACCGTGATCGTCGTGGCCTATCATTAA
- a CDS encoding nuclear transport factor 2 family protein, translated as MTEYTPVSLAHESTGPEAVIRTLVRANAEKDMPTLSRLMAHDSDITSYTIGGRKYVGWPEFEHDMQEEFSSVVKLELPIHELKVWTKGTLAWFTMELDYIRFVGEGPDQRKTVLPLRESGVLEQRKGQWMLLSWHESFRTMPLITPVAQRHSTASPQYLTSNAQLPSTPDLSGEWEILEVEDNKTYKATLDKAGNGPYTQHGGRFTTTKYADRLWQGTWQQPANDRDGEFEVLLSEDGTQAKGVWWYSRVGSQKNIPPREHGGTYVWKRLTPLPSTR; from the coding sequence ATGACCGAATACACGCCAGTCAGTTTGGCCCATGAATCGACCGGTCCTGAGGCGGTCATCCGCACCCTAGTCCGTGCCAACGCCGAGAAGGATATGCCGACCCTCTCTCGCCTGATGGCGCATGATTCGGATATCACCAGCTACACCATCGGTGGACGGAAATATGTGGGGTGGCCGGAGTTCGAGCATGACATGCAAGAGGAGTTTTCCTCCGTGGTCAAGCTCGAGCTTCCTATTCATGAGCTGAAAGTCTGGACGAAAGGAACGCTCGCCTGGTTTACCATGGAGCTGGACTACATCCGTTTTGTGGGAGAGGGACCGGATCAGCGGAAAACGGTGCTGCCGCTCCGGGAAAGCGGTGTCCTGGAACAGCGCAAAGGGCAATGGATGCTCTTGTCCTGGCATGAGTCGTTCCGAACCATGCCACTGATTACCCCTGTGGCCCAGCGGCACAGTACGGCTTCACCGCAATACTTGACCAGCAACGCGCAACTGCCGTCAACGCCGGACCTGAGCGGGGAATGGGAAATTCTCGAAGTTGAGGACAACAAAACCTACAAGGCCACCCTGGATAAGGCTGGCAACGGACCCTATACCCAGCATGGTGGCCGCTTCACCACCACGAAGTATGCCGACCGTCTCTGGCAAGGCACCTGGCAGCAACCCGCCAATGACCGTGACGGGGAATTTGAAGTCTTGCTCTCAGAGGATGGCACTCAGGCGAAGGGCGTATGGTGGTATTCGCGGGTCGGCAGCCAGAAAAACATTCCCCCTCGTGAACACGGCGGGACCTATGTCTGGAAACGATTGACCCCACTGCCATCCACACGATGA
- a CDS encoding PAS domain-containing protein, translating to MPHSEPIIILLISEHAEVVKTLTLNLRGLFAGCNIEAVYSADEARTWTSAREWTFILIDDECLDSAPSLPGELKGRAPYAAIILYSDRIESPSALRARQAGIDCVLSKQSPVFLTELLSCATQAIETGRLRAALDHAQERQRRLIESCNDIVYELDPAGRFVALSSSITPLLGYSPDELIGLPYTALLPPDQQSAAQHHVNERRSDARSSSCTELIFSAKSTQNSGPRRLTVEVSAKGLYGPLHRFLGTVGWIRGRSLSTQQDRTIEQLRRQLQQADERLALAQRVARLSRQLQGPLASLLTESQRLFATTRDTSLQGQFETLAGHAVQAATLDAQLTHALEDMERSAPGLTINDVLDDLLTSATPPIVDGSGLLRKLSPHLTHLVGDREQITTLVRHLLHYAQTYLLTVGRAHQLILSTNVAGPPATSADSLSLAPSTAVEIELLESDLVRPAGSATTLPQPLDLLTFDQLTRQLGGSLDLSAPSGGPFRMLLRLPGASRPPREIRPLPVAVPATPPTPEPATKNEATAPAPSTDASSPQQERRQTARVPTTLPAAIIIGAATWNGTLSNIGLGGACVTFPCDVPTLSPQEAHVAFKTAVGNLALHGRAQMRPLSLHTETEAAQLIVTFEPPRHAEGAVRALLVQAAQKHTMPFSLELRLTAEQPPVLPAASQLKTTEEGDYSPREAIRVAVQLPARLHVRDASGRSHHLDAWTTNLSRNGACLHLNARPELLSGMATLHFAATQSQNHPGTHDPSALDATLPARLIWSAPDPTTPGELSPPASDPALQVGVQFQDSTPYAEREVNRVVRQHLTALSEPDLSSQQTSIVSLPRECHNPRSQTIVISEDHLRPALPPDAPVIVIAPGYGQTAVDAMMLSYYLAHHRLRVLRYDHTNHVGLSDGELRQTTLRNMQDDLLTVVEFARHMWPSAPLIVMASDLTARVALKMAGQSRPLDLLLLINPVVDVQALLATVYRHDLVADHRKGVQRGIANLLGLNVNLDHFIDDIEVGHFTDQASTIVDLRLLHTPSAILTVPHSPLGPWPPASLPQAFLAELGPQISLVPISAPLIGQDFPLNEPHSPAFRQVLEQIAATIVLPATPAELNEHTSHALRHQQRIEMEQARLRHNPSHLTREALWFAHLHQLPQLEHLHEYEKLLDDLYQLLSPLEPGSRLMDVEVGLGDFVQATLIQEADRSRQRGGSPAHPIHMIGVGRSLDSLTQARHSLRALQRKLDSGVASPLTSPLPLAAEWVHANWTESLPFKNDSLHRIACNLSLPFVPSPLAAVRELYRVLHPQGRLVLTVFHPATDLSVLYRRHLQRTNQNDFSPEAEILLHYLGELREAIRQGLLHIFDQQSLTSLLLRAGDVTPTILPTLDGQALLAIIEKDKSAG from the coding sequence ATGCCTCACAGTGAACCGATCATAATCCTGCTTATCAGCGAGCATGCTGAGGTCGTCAAAACCCTCACCCTCAACCTGCGTGGGCTTTTCGCTGGCTGCAACATCGAAGCCGTCTATTCCGCCGACGAAGCACGAACCTGGACCTCGGCGCGCGAATGGACGTTCATCCTCATCGATGACGAATGCCTTGATAGTGCCCCCTCACTGCCAGGCGAGCTCAAAGGCCGCGCGCCCTACGCAGCCATCATCCTGTACAGCGACCGCATCGAGTCACCGTCTGCGCTACGCGCGCGTCAAGCCGGCATTGATTGTGTCCTCTCGAAACAATCGCCCGTCTTCCTCACAGAACTCCTCTCCTGCGCCACGCAAGCCATCGAAACAGGCCGCCTGCGAGCAGCCCTGGACCATGCCCAGGAGCGCCAGCGCCGACTCATCGAATCATGCAATGACATCGTCTACGAGTTGGATCCCGCCGGCCGCTTTGTCGCGCTCAGCTCCAGCATTACGCCCCTGCTCGGCTACTCGCCTGACGAACTCATCGGATTGCCCTACACAGCCCTTCTGCCTCCCGACCAACAGTCCGCCGCTCAGCATCATGTCAACGAACGCCGTTCCGACGCACGGAGCTCCAGCTGCACCGAATTGATCTTCAGCGCAAAATCCACGCAGAATAGCGGACCACGGCGCCTCACGGTGGAGGTCAGCGCCAAAGGCCTGTACGGCCCCCTCCACCGGTTTCTCGGCACAGTGGGATGGATCCGAGGCCGCTCTCTCTCCACACAACAAGACCGCACGATTGAGCAACTGCGCCGGCAACTCCAACAGGCAGATGAACGGCTCGCGCTGGCCCAGCGAGTTGCGCGGCTCTCGCGCCAGCTACAGGGTCCTCTGGCCTCACTGCTGACGGAATCCCAGCGGCTGTTTGCCACCACTCGCGACACAAGCCTACAGGGCCAATTCGAAACCCTCGCAGGCCACGCAGTTCAAGCCGCGACACTTGACGCACAGTTGACCCACGCCCTTGAGGACATGGAACGGAGCGCCCCGGGACTCACGATCAACGATGTGCTTGACGACCTCCTCACCTCCGCCACTCCGCCGATCGTGGATGGGTCAGGCCTCCTACGGAAGCTCTCTCCGCACCTGACTCACCTCGTCGGCGATCGTGAGCAGATCACGACCCTCGTACGTCATCTCTTGCACTACGCGCAAACCTATCTCCTGACCGTCGGCCGCGCACATCAACTCATCCTCAGCACAAACGTAGCCGGACCTCCCGCTACCTCGGCAGATTCTCTCTCCCTCGCCCCCTCTACTGCAGTCGAGATCGAACTGCTCGAATCAGACCTGGTGAGACCGGCAGGATCTGCGACGACATTGCCACAGCCCCTCGATCTACTCACGTTCGATCAACTCACCCGCCAACTCGGCGGCAGCTTAGATCTGTCAGCGCCGAGTGGGGGCCCCTTTCGGATGCTCCTCCGTCTGCCGGGTGCCTCTCGCCCCCCGCGTGAAATACGTCCGCTCCCAGTGGCCGTCCCTGCGACACCGCCTACTCCCGAACCCGCAACGAAAAACGAAGCGACGGCGCCAGCTCCGTCAACTGATGCCAGCAGTCCACAACAAGAGAGGCGACAAACAGCGCGAGTACCAACCACCCTACCTGCCGCAATCATCATCGGGGCTGCGACCTGGAATGGCACCCTTTCCAACATTGGCCTCGGCGGCGCCTGCGTCACGTTCCCCTGTGACGTCCCAACCCTCTCGCCGCAAGAAGCCCATGTGGCATTCAAAACGGCTGTCGGCAATCTTGCTCTGCACGGCAGAGCGCAGATGCGCCCCCTCTCACTCCACACCGAAACAGAGGCCGCGCAACTCATCGTGACCTTTGAGCCCCCTCGACACGCAGAGGGTGCCGTCCGGGCCTTGCTCGTCCAAGCCGCTCAAAAACATACGATGCCCTTCTCCCTTGAATTGCGGCTGACAGCGGAACAGCCACCAGTCCTCCCTGCCGCCAGCCAATTGAAGACGACAGAAGAAGGAGACTACAGCCCCCGCGAGGCCATCCGGGTGGCCGTACAACTCCCGGCCAGGCTTCACGTCAGAGACGCAAGTGGCAGAAGCCACCATCTCGACGCATGGACCACCAACCTCAGCCGAAACGGCGCCTGCCTCCATCTCAACGCCAGGCCCGAACTCCTCAGCGGTATGGCTACGCTGCATTTCGCCGCCACACAAAGCCAGAACCACCCAGGAACCCATGACCCGAGCGCACTGGACGCGACATTACCCGCCCGATTGATCTGGTCAGCTCCGGATCCCACAACGCCGGGCGAGCTTTCACCCCCGGCGTCAGACCCCGCGCTTCAAGTCGGCGTTCAATTCCAGGACTCCACGCCCTACGCTGAGCGTGAAGTGAACCGTGTCGTCCGGCAACATTTAACGGCGCTGAGCGAGCCGGACCTCTCCTCGCAACAGACATCGATCGTCAGCCTCCCGCGCGAATGTCACAATCCGCGCAGCCAGACAATAGTGATCTCCGAGGATCATCTGCGCCCAGCACTCCCACCGGACGCACCCGTCATCGTTATCGCCCCAGGATACGGCCAGACGGCGGTGGACGCCATGATGCTGTCCTACTACCTGGCGCACCACCGTCTCCGCGTCTTGCGATACGACCACACCAACCATGTCGGGCTCAGCGACGGAGAACTGCGGCAGACAACCTTGCGGAACATGCAAGACGATCTTCTGACCGTCGTGGAGTTCGCGCGCCACATGTGGCCGAGCGCTCCACTGATTGTCATGGCGAGCGACCTGACGGCGCGAGTGGCGCTCAAGATGGCCGGGCAAAGCCGCCCTCTCGACCTGCTGCTCCTGATCAACCCGGTCGTCGATGTGCAGGCCCTGCTCGCAACCGTCTATCGCCATGACCTCGTGGCCGATCACCGGAAGGGAGTCCAGCGCGGCATCGCCAATCTGCTCGGACTCAACGTCAATCTGGATCATTTCATCGACGACATTGAAGTCGGGCACTTCACCGATCAGGCCTCCACCATTGTAGACCTGCGCCTCCTTCATACTCCGTCAGCCATTCTCACGGTTCCTCATAGCCCGCTTGGGCCGTGGCCTCCTGCCAGCCTGCCTCAGGCATTTCTCGCCGAACTAGGACCCCAGATTTCTCTCGTGCCCATCTCGGCCCCGCTGATCGGCCAGGACTTCCCGCTCAATGAGCCACATTCTCCGGCCTTCCGGCAGGTCCTGGAGCAGATTGCCGCCACGATTGTGCTGCCAGCCACTCCAGCCGAACTCAACGAGCACACCAGTCACGCGCTGCGCCATCAACAGCGCATCGAGATGGAACAGGCCAGGCTCCGCCACAATCCCTCCCACCTCACACGTGAGGCCTTGTGGTTTGCGCATCTACACCAACTGCCCCAACTTGAACACCTCCACGAATACGAGAAGCTCTTGGATGATCTCTACCAGCTCCTCAGCCCGCTCGAGCCAGGCTCCCGGCTCATGGACGTGGAAGTCGGCCTCGGCGATTTCGTCCAGGCCACGCTGATACAGGAGGCAGACCGCTCACGGCAACGCGGAGGAAGCCCGGCCCACCCTATTCACATGATCGGCGTGGGACGCTCTCTCGACTCGCTGACACAGGCCCGGCACAGTCTTCGTGCATTGCAGCGGAAACTCGATAGCGGCGTCGCAAGTCCCCTCACCAGCCCGCTCCCCCTGGCTGCCGAATGGGTGCATGCGAACTGGACAGAGAGCCTTCCCTTTAAAAACGATTCACTCCATCGCATCGCCTGCAACCTGTCACTCCCCTTTGTCCCTTCTCCCCTGGCAGCGGTTCGGGAGCTCTATCGCGTCCTCCATCCCCAGGGGCGCTTGGTCCTCACCGTCTTCCATCCTGCAACTGACCTCTCCGTCCTCTATCGCCGCCACCTGCAGCGCACGAATCAGAACGACTTTAGTCCAGAAGCCGAGATCCTCCTCCATTATCTGGGTGAACTCCGAGAGGCCATCCGGCAGGGGCTGCTGCACATATTTGACCAACAATCACTGACCTCGCTCCTCCTCCGCGCCGGCGACGTCACACCCACTATCCTTCCCACTCTTGATGGGCAGGCCCTCCTCGCGATCATCGAAAAAGATAAATCCGCTGGCTGA
- a CDS encoding ATP-binding protein: protein MTDLNILGDRIIHALSHAIATAQGALFILDREHACYRRANMIGADAATLGPATLAGDHPLPRHLLAANRIMARTDAQEDPQETSTDAHAALESLHGAYAVPHLSKGRLIGFSLLGAAAASPEAPAQTQPLLAALAQIATNALDTLILSQDLHRSLGLIKRTDRMKSLETIAGGFAHEIRNPLTSIKTFIQLAPERKDDPDFIQEFSKIVLGDVYRIEHLIQKILDYSRYMEPTLADEDVNDLVASCVHFIDVKADSRKITIEKILAPDLPRVMLDRQQIKQVLINLLINAVDAIGTQGGRLRVQTSKLVKPTGKVWVQIDIEDTGEGIQEDNLEHIFDPFFTTKPETGEHEGTGLGLTIVHQIIQEHHGEIRVKSSVGVGTTFSVCLPVLPA, encoded by the coding sequence ATGACAGATTTGAACATACTCGGGGATCGCATCATCCACGCGCTCTCCCACGCCATCGCTACCGCACAGGGGGCGCTCTTCATTCTGGATCGCGAACATGCCTGTTACCGCCGCGCCAACATGATCGGCGCGGACGCAGCCACGCTGGGTCCTGCCACCCTCGCAGGGGACCATCCCCTGCCCCGCCACCTGCTCGCAGCCAATCGGATCATGGCAAGGACCGATGCGCAAGAAGACCCCCAGGAAACCAGCACCGATGCGCACGCAGCCCTGGAATCCCTGCATGGAGCCTACGCGGTGCCCCACCTCAGCAAAGGCCGGCTCATCGGCTTCTCCCTTCTTGGAGCGGCAGCGGCTTCGCCCGAAGCGCCAGCCCAGACACAGCCCTTACTCGCCGCATTGGCACAGATCGCCACGAATGCGCTCGACACCCTGATCTTGTCCCAAGACCTCCATCGCTCACTGGGGCTCATCAAACGCACGGACAGGATGAAATCTCTTGAGACCATTGCCGGCGGCTTCGCCCATGAAATCAGAAACCCCCTCACCTCGATTAAGACCTTCATCCAATTGGCGCCTGAACGAAAAGACGACCCGGACTTCATTCAGGAATTCAGTAAAATCGTCCTGGGCGACGTCTACCGCATCGAACATCTCATCCAGAAAATCCTCGACTACTCCCGCTATATGGAGCCCACGCTGGCGGACGAGGACGTCAACGACCTTGTGGCCTCCTGCGTGCATTTCATCGATGTCAAAGCCGACAGCCGCAAAATTACGATTGAGAAAATACTGGCGCCGGACCTGCCGCGCGTCATGCTGGACCGGCAGCAAATCAAACAAGTCCTGATCAATCTCTTGATCAATGCCGTCGACGCAATCGGAACCCAGGGGGGACGATTACGCGTCCAGACCAGCAAGCTCGTGAAGCCGACAGGAAAAGTCTGGGTCCAGATCGATATCGAAGATACCGGTGAGGGGATCCAGGAAGACAACCTTGAACATATTTTCGACCCGTTTTTCACGACGAAGCCCGAGACGGGAGAACACGAAGGAACGGGACTGGGCCTAACGATCGTCCATCAAATTATTCAAGAACATCACGGCGAGATCCGGGTCAAGAGTTCAGTCGGTGTCGGCACCACGTTCTCCGTGTGCCTACCCGTGCTACCCGCATAG
- a CDS encoding sigma-54 dependent transcriptional regulator, translating into MKKRILLIDDESRVRASLKAVLEPTYETIQAADAQEGLELFRKEAPHLVLLDVILPGTDGLALLQTLRAEDRTAPVIMLTGTKSVKTAVDAMKFGAADYLSKPFDVEELRIIVERALTGQELQREVTQLRAQVVRRYAFHNLIGKSQPMQDIYTKIEQVADSRTTVLITGESGTGKELVAKALHYNSARRERPFIALNCAALPETLIESELFGHEKGSFTDATARRVGQFELANTGTLFLDEIGDLSPMTQAKLLRVLQEREFTRVGGVQSIKVDVRIVAATNKNLEELVRKGQFREDLYYRINVIALYLPPLRERGEDVPLLAKHFLSKRIEEENRPPQEFSKDAIDLLSRYPWPGNVREMENIIEQAFIWSKGSDSITPEHLPTILKNGTSTTSLRDDTLAGRLSLEKAVMEFEREIILDALKRTHYVQTHAANLLGISRRMLKYRMDTLKIGRPDSEAGAEPQAVIEE; encoded by the coding sequence ATGAAAAAACGAATCTTGTTGATCGACGATGAGTCCCGAGTCCGGGCCTCCCTGAAAGCGGTCCTGGAGCCGACCTACGAGACGATCCAAGCCGCCGATGCCCAGGAGGGACTGGAGCTGTTTCGCAAGGAAGCCCCCCATCTGGTCCTGCTGGACGTAATCCTGCCTGGCACCGACGGGCTGGCGCTGCTCCAAACCCTCCGCGCCGAGGACCGTACGGCCCCAGTCATCATGCTGACTGGCACGAAATCCGTCAAAACCGCTGTCGATGCGATGAAGTTCGGCGCGGCCGACTACCTCTCGAAACCCTTCGACGTGGAAGAGCTCCGCATCATCGTCGAGCGCGCGCTCACGGGCCAGGAGCTCCAGCGGGAAGTCACGCAACTCCGGGCGCAAGTCGTTCGGCGCTATGCCTTTCACAACCTGATCGGCAAGAGCCAGCCAATGCAGGACATCTACACGAAAATCGAACAAGTCGCCGATAGCCGCACGACCGTCCTGATCACCGGCGAGAGCGGCACGGGCAAGGAACTGGTCGCCAAGGCGCTGCACTACAACAGCGCCAGACGCGAGCGCCCCTTCATCGCGCTGAACTGCGCTGCCCTGCCTGAAACGCTCATCGAGAGCGAGCTATTCGGCCATGAAAAGGGTTCGTTCACCGATGCCACGGCTCGTCGGGTCGGGCAATTCGAGCTCGCCAATACTGGGACGCTCTTTCTCGACGAGATCGGGGATCTGAGCCCCATGACCCAAGCCAAGCTGCTGCGCGTCTTGCAAGAACGGGAATTCACCAGAGTCGGCGGCGTACAGTCGATCAAGGTGGATGTGCGTATCGTGGCGGCCACGAACAAGAATCTTGAAGAGCTCGTCCGCAAAGGGCAATTCCGCGAGGACCTCTACTACCGCATCAACGTCATTGCGCTCTATCTGCCCCCGCTTCGCGAGCGAGGCGAAGACGTCCCCCTCCTCGCCAAGCATTTTCTGTCGAAACGGATCGAGGAAGAAAACCGCCCGCCCCAAGAGTTCTCCAAGGATGCCATCGACCTCTTAAGCCGCTATCCCTGGCCCGGCAATGTGCGGGAGATGGAAAACATCATCGAGCAAGCCTTCATTTGGTCCAAGGGATCGGACAGCATCACCCCCGAACATCTCCCGACCATTCTCAAAAACGGCACCAGCACCACGTCGCTCCGCGACGACACCCTGGCAGGCCGGCTGTCGCTCGAAAAAGCCGTCATGGAATTCGAGCGGGAAATTATCCTGGATGCCCTCAAACGCACGCACTATGTCCAAACCCATGCCGCCAATCTTTTGGGCATCAGCCGACGGATGCTTAAATACCGTATGGATACATTGAAAATCGGCCGACCCGACAGCGAAGCCGGCGCCGAACCTCAGGCGGTAATAGAGGAATAG